A region of Zeugodacus cucurbitae isolate PBARC_wt_2022May chromosome 5, idZeuCucr1.2, whole genome shotgun sequence DNA encodes the following proteins:
- the LOC105208715 gene encoding inositol oxygenase, which translates to MRLLLDKQIELIDPSELLRPEPAFADKCISKFRDYSVNDEDPLKERVRRTYRQMHLNQTVDFVKGRHDRWLKFNTFQATVREALEKLNDLVDESDPDIDLPNIVHAFQAAERAREEYPELDWLHLTALIHDLGKVMAFYDEPQWAVVGDTFPVGCEWGDNIVYRADSFEGNPDGENPKYNTKYGIYEPNCGVDNLLMSWGHDEYMYRVLKHNKTKLPHVACNIIRFHSFYPWHNGGDYQHLEAPGDEETKKWVLIFNRYDLYTKSEKLPDIDALWPYYQSLIDKYLPGDLEF; encoded by the exons ATGCGTTTACTGTTGGATAAG caaATTGAACTCATCGATCCTTCGGAGCTCTTGCGCCCCGAACCGGCTTTCGCTGACAAATGTATATCGAAATTCCGCGATTACAGCGTCAATGATGAAGATCCTTTGAAGGAGCGTGTACGCAGAACCTATCGTCAAATGCATCTTAATCAAACAGTGGACTTTGTTAAAG GTCGTCATGATCGCTGGCTGAAATTCAACACCTTCCAGGCTACCGTGCGCGAGGCGCTTGAGAAGCTCAACGATCTGGTTGACGAATCTGATCCCGACATTGATCTACCCAACATCGTGCACGCCTTCCAGGCTGCCGAGCGCGCACGCGAGGAATACCCCGAACTCGATTGGCTACATTTGACCGCGCTCATACACGATCTCGGCAAAGTGATGGCTTTCTACGATGAGCCACAATGGGCTGTCGTGGGTGACACCTTCCCGGTGGGCTGTGAATGGGGCGATAACATTGTCTACCGCGCCGATAGCTTTGAGGGCAATCCCGATGGTGAGAATCCCAAATACAACACTAAATATGGCATTTATGAGCCGAATTGCGGTGTTGACAATTTGCTGATGTCGTGGGGACACGACGAATACATGTACCGCGTGTTGAAGCACAACAAGACTAAGCTGccacatgtggcatgcaacattatACGCTTCCACTCGTTCTACCCATGGCACAATGGTGGCGATTACCAACATTTGGAGGCACCTGGCGATGAGGAGACCAAAAAATGGGTACTCATCTTCAA CCGCTATGACTTGTACACCAAGAGCGAGAAGCTGCCCGATATTGACGCTTTGTGGCCTTACTACCAATCCTTGATTGACAAATACTTGCCTGGTGATTTGGAATTCTAA
- the LOC105208711 gene encoding protein suppressor of white apricot isoform X2 — protein sequence MLCKSILYNDEAGSFRFLYTVKKYRTVGSNVRYDVRGALSELAQHEPPPGGYGNRLDYLSADEQRAEQLCEEERYLYLYNNEEDHILQQEEDLKRLKQDVEGGSYAQVDFQYGNDGGVLHGPNREEHSNSPSGEEAEQAFSLPKDFEVPASIQLPETMKQHAIIEKTARFIASQGIQMEILLKAKQSNNIQFDFLAINGVLNPYYKYLMNAIKNGTYPTETAATKEQLEPNTTNNGAISTTDIAASLPAKPIITVPTIKYKPSANCAYTQLISKIKGVPLPAVLDGELANMPTSNSPTPTTPTTANFTPVLLQYNGSTYVSAEPEEATNSNSNSNSQSNGGNMRTEVEILKNTSALALAQGYASDTESEAEEESKAAPEPVLNIPVPTETLKNIIDKTATYVVKNGRQFEETLRAKSVDRFTFLLYDNEFYPYYLYKVTGDPDAASKEQKQRKAAAVAAALMSKKGLQTAEKAISPVCFSIKPKEESATAILQPALPREPSDDDEECAAKPANSLQARAVPEHVQKAIQLVESQLMARNAQIAASVGSRSAQNTVLAGPALLSMRAPSAQHPHQPSGSRYDGDYSSGAGSSNSTKVQLKNSKAEMERNALFEQQQQHRQKELKKAEEKVKDKLAKIAREKLGGPISKEKQLQLERKRKAMAFLNQIKGAPSTDDSAKSSPSEADKANANAEENATDSEESVHSIPITSYGPEDDGKSDEEAKLRLIEIPTTHIAGATTETVHSKTATEASKSKPAAAAATTVTVSDDDDVQLVGEIKPISRLTLPKQRIERKRHLRSRARDSSPEEATASSTKRSSKQRRRSRTYSPTTEDDSDSSTDSDSSTSSTSTATASVTTYLSDDSADADAGAQRSRSQRRHKSSSKTAKKSKSRKSSKSRKSASRKKKSKKRAHSRDSRHMVEEYKDYKDRARRHEHRHKSKRDDGYERERQHGKRQSQRSASVEARRERDRAWEREREREQRERRTQRDGKDRERERDRSRTPTRRHYDTPTRKEKKKKHER from the exons ATATGACGTACGTGGTGCTTTGTCCGAATTGGCGCAACATGAACCGCCGCCGGGCGGCTACGGCAATCGACTCGATTACCTAAGCGCCGATGAGCAACGCGCCGAGCAATTGTGCGAGGAAGAGCGTTATTTATACTTGTACAACAACGAAGAGGATCATATACTGCAACAAG AGGAGGATTTGAAACGCCTCAAACAGGATGTCGAGGGCGGTAGCTATGCGCAAGTGGACTTTCAGTATGGCAACGATGGCGGTGTGCTACATGGACCCAATCGCGAGGAGCACAGCAATTCGCCAAGCGGCGAAGAAGCTGAGCAGGCTTTTAGTCTGCCCAAAGATTTCGAAGTGCCCGCTAGCATACAATTG CCCGAAACAATGAAGCAGCATGCGATCATTGAGAAGACCGCACGTTTTATAGCCTCACAAGGCATACAAATGGAGATACtactcaaggccaaacaatcgAATAATATACAATTCGATTTTCTTGCTATAAATGGCGTGCTCAATCCGTACTATAAATATCTAATGAATGCTATAAAGAACGGTACCTATCCCACGGAGACTGCGGCAACAAAAGAGCAGCTTGAGCCCAACACAACTAACAACGGCGCTATTAGCACCACAGATATTGCCGCAAGTTTGCCTGCCAAACCGATCATTACTGTGCCCACCATTAAGTACAAGCCCTCGGCTAACTGTGCCTATACGCAGCTCATAAGCAAAATTAAGGGTGTACCCTTGCCGGCTGTACTCGACGGCGAATTGGCCAATATGCCCACATCGAATTCgcccacacccaccacaccaacTACTGCGAACTTCACGCCCGTGCTGTTGCAATACAATGGCAGCACGTACGTTTCCGCCGAGCCCGAGGAGGCCACCAATTcaaattcgaattcgaattcaCAATCGAATGGCGGCAATATGAGGACGGAGGTGGAAATATTAAAGAACACCAGCGCTTTAGCGTTGGCGCAAGGTTACGCCTCGGATACCGAGTCCGAGGCCGAGGAGGAGTCGAAGGCGGCACCCGAACCCGTGCTCAATATACCAGTGCCAACGGAAACACTGAAAAATATCATCGATAAAACAGCGACTTACGTGGTCAAGAACGGCCGTCAATTTGAGGAGACGCTGCGCGCGAAAAGCGTCGATCGTTTCACATTTCTGCTATACGATAACGAGTTTTATCCTTATTACTTGTATAAAGTGACCGGCGATCCCGATGCCGCTTCGAAAGAGCAGAAGCAGCGCAAGGCGGCAGCAGTGGCCGCTGCGCTGATGAGCAAAAAGGGTCTACAGACGGCCGAAAAAGCGATAT CGCCCGTTTGCTTCTCCATCAAACCGAAGGAAGAATCCGCAACAGCTATACTACAACCTGCCTTGCCGCGTGAGCCCAGCGATGATGATGAGGAGTGCGCTGCCAAGCCGGCCAACTCATTGCAAGCGCGTGCGGTGCCTGAGCATGTGCAGAAAGCCATACAGTTGGTCGAGAGCCAATTGATGGCGCGAAATGCACAAATCGCCGCCAGCGTAGGCAGTCGTAGCGCACAAAACACCGTGTTAGCGGGGCCAGCGCTGCTAAGCATGCGCGCGCCGTCTGCACAGCATCCACATCAACCCAGCGGCAGCCGTTATGATGGCGATTACAGTAGTGGCGCTGGCAGCAGCAATTCGACGAAGGTGCAATTGAAAAACTCCAAAGCGGAAATGGAGCGAAATGCATTGTttgagcagcagcaacaacatcgaCAAAAAGAGTTGAAGAAAG CCGAGGAGAAAGTGAAGGACAAATTGGCAAAAATTGCGCGTGAGAAACTTGGCGGTCCCATATCCAAGGAGAAACAATTGCAGTTGGAGCGTAAACGCAAGGCTATGGCGTTTCTAAACCAAATCAAAG GCGCGCCCTCTACCGACGATTCCGCCAAGAGTTCCCCTAGCGAAGCAGACAAGGCCAATGCGAATGCGGAAGAAAATGCCACTGACTCTGAGGAATCTGTACATTCCATACCGATAACTTCGTATGGTCCCGAGGACGATGGCAAATCAGATGAGGAGGCGAAGCTGCGTTTGATTGAGATACCCACAACACATATTGCCGGCGCCACGACCGAAACTGTGCACAGCAAAACTGCCACAGAAGCTAGCAAATCGAAacctgccgccgccgccgccaccacagTGACCGTCTCCGATGATGATGACGTGCAGCTGGTTGGTGAAATCAAACCCATCTCACGCCTGACGTTACCCAAGCAACGCATCGAGCGTAAACGTCATCTTCGCTCACGCGCACGTGATAGCTCACCGGAGGAGGCGACAGCGAGCAGCACAAAGAGATCAAGTAAGCAACGACGGCGTAGTCGCACGTACAGTCCAACGACCGAGGATGACAGCGACAGCTCAACGGATTCGGACTCGAGTACGTCGTCTACATCGACTGCAACGGCCTCTGTCACCACTTATTTGAGTGACGACAGCGCGGATGCTGATGCTGGTGCTCAGCGCTCACGGTCGCAACGCCGACACAAATCCAGTTCGAAGACGGCGAAGAAGTCTAAAAGTCGAAAGTCATCCAAATCACGGAAATCTGCGAGTCGCAAGAAAAAGTCGAAGAAACGCGCACATAGTCGTGACAGCAGACACATGGTGGAAGAGTACAAGGACTATAAGGATCGCGCACGGCGTCATGAACACCGCCATAAGAGTAAACGTGACGATGGGTACGAGCGTGAACGCCAACATGGCAAGAGACAAAGTCAACGCAGCGCTTCGGTGGAGGCACGTAGAGAACGCGATCGCGCGTGGGAGCGCGAGCGGGAACGTGAACAACGCGAACGCCGAACGCAACGTGATGGCAAGGATCGTGAACGTGAACGCGATCGCTCCAGAACGCCAACACGTCGGCATTACGACACGCCCACGCgcaaagagaagaagaagaagcacgaACGCTAA
- the LOC105208713 gene encoding uncharacterized protein LOC105208713, protein MSNKKQQPAFQGKECFSRMNFLFQASMLMAGKNNTLSAYYGELCRSIGKKAVLKIDPDIKRQMCKRCSVALKPGITADLHAVTRRKRRKTLKINDNVDEDTSMVLTCRHCGFGRQFIVNPDYKFWLDNEESVVETITLEDKKSEKKRKRATVKEKEKAEATTKAK, encoded by the exons atgtcTAACAAGAAACAACAGCCTGCATTTCAAGGGAAGGAATGTTTCAGTCGTATGAATTTCCTCTTCCAAGCCTCCATGCTAATGGCAGGCAAGAACAACACGTTATCTGCCTACTATGGCGAACTATGTCGGAGTATTGGCAAGAAAGCTGTGCTTAAAAT TGATCCAGACATAAAGCGTCAGATGTGTAAACGCTGTTCAGTGGCATTAAAACCAGGCATAACCGCTGATCTGCACGCTGTGACGAGACGGAAGCGTCGAAAGACGCtgaaaattaatgataatgTGGATGAAGATACAAGCATGGTATTGACCTGCCGTCATTGCGGTTTTGGACGCCAGTTTATAGTTAATCCAGATTACAAATTTTGGTTGGACAATGAGGAATCTGTGGTGGAAACTATTACTTTGGAAGACAAGAAGAGTGAGAAGAAACGAAAGCGGGCAACAgtcaaagaaaaagaaaaagcagAAGCTACCACAAAAGCAAAATAG
- the LOC105208711 gene encoding protein suppressor of white apricot isoform X1: MSYYNITRPNVREYAGGSVGGILRKGGSSTSSNNGTYSSYASTTNSTGLNAGEARQVDLLVFGYACKLFRDDDKAREIDQGKHMIPWMGDTTLKIDRYDVRGALSELAQHEPPPGGYGNRLDYLSADEQRAEQLCEEERYLYLYNNEEDHILQQEEDLKRLKQDVEGGSYAQVDFQYGNDGGVLHGPNREEHSNSPSGEEAEQAFSLPKDFEVPASIQLPETMKQHAIIEKTARFIASQGIQMEILLKAKQSNNIQFDFLAINGVLNPYYKYLMNAIKNGTYPTETAATKEQLEPNTTNNGAISTTDIAASLPAKPIITVPTIKYKPSANCAYTQLISKIKGVPLPAVLDGELANMPTSNSPTPTTPTTANFTPVLLQYNGSTYVSAEPEEATNSNSNSNSQSNGGNMRTEVEILKNTSALALAQGYASDTESEAEEESKAAPEPVLNIPVPTETLKNIIDKTATYVVKNGRQFEETLRAKSVDRFTFLLYDNEFYPYYLYKVTGDPDAASKEQKQRKAAAVAAALMSKKGLQTAEKAISPVCFSIKPKEESATAILQPALPREPSDDDEECAAKPANSLQARAVPEHVQKAIQLVESQLMARNAQIAASVGSRSAQNTVLAGPALLSMRAPSAQHPHQPSGSRYDGDYSSGAGSSNSTKVQLKNSKAEMERNALFEQQQQHRQKELKKAEEKVKDKLAKIAREKLGGPISKEKQLQLERKRKAMAFLNQIKGAPSTDDSAKSSPSEADKANANAEENATDSEESVHSIPITSYGPEDDGKSDEEAKLRLIEIPTTHIAGATTETVHSKTATEASKSKPAAAAATTVTVSDDDDVQLVGEIKPISRLTLPKQRIERKRHLRSRARDSSPEEATASSTKRSSKQRRRSRTYSPTTEDDSDSSTDSDSSTSSTSTATASVTTYLSDDSADADAGAQRSRSQRRHKSSSKTAKKSKSRKSSKSRKSASRKKKSKKRAHSRDSRHMVEEYKDYKDRARRHEHRHKSKRDDGYERERQHGKRQSQRSASVEARRERDRAWEREREREQRERRTQRDGKDRERERDRSRTPTRRHYDTPTRKEKKKKHER, translated from the exons ATGTCATATTACAATATAACGCGCCCGAACGTGCGCGAGTACGCTGGCGGTAGCGTTGGTGGTATACTACGCAAAGGTGGCAGTAGCACCTCCTCAAATAATGGCACCTACAGCAGCTATGCATCGACAACGAACAGCACAGGACTCAATGCTGGCGAGGCACGTCAAGTTGACCTACTAGTATTTGGTTATGCCTGTAAATTGTTTCGTGACGATGATAAAGCGCGCGAAATCGATCAGGGCAAGCATATGATACCGTGGATGGGTGACACAACGCTCAAGATCGACAG ATATGACGTACGTGGTGCTTTGTCCGAATTGGCGCAACATGAACCGCCGCCGGGCGGCTACGGCAATCGACTCGATTACCTAAGCGCCGATGAGCAACGCGCCGAGCAATTGTGCGAGGAAGAGCGTTATTTATACTTGTACAACAACGAAGAGGATCATATACTGCAACAAG AGGAGGATTTGAAACGCCTCAAACAGGATGTCGAGGGCGGTAGCTATGCGCAAGTGGACTTTCAGTATGGCAACGATGGCGGTGTGCTACATGGACCCAATCGCGAGGAGCACAGCAATTCGCCAAGCGGCGAAGAAGCTGAGCAGGCTTTTAGTCTGCCCAAAGATTTCGAAGTGCCCGCTAGCATACAATTG CCCGAAACAATGAAGCAGCATGCGATCATTGAGAAGACCGCACGTTTTATAGCCTCACAAGGCATACAAATGGAGATACtactcaaggccaaacaatcgAATAATATACAATTCGATTTTCTTGCTATAAATGGCGTGCTCAATCCGTACTATAAATATCTAATGAATGCTATAAAGAACGGTACCTATCCCACGGAGACTGCGGCAACAAAAGAGCAGCTTGAGCCCAACACAACTAACAACGGCGCTATTAGCACCACAGATATTGCCGCAAGTTTGCCTGCCAAACCGATCATTACTGTGCCCACCATTAAGTACAAGCCCTCGGCTAACTGTGCCTATACGCAGCTCATAAGCAAAATTAAGGGTGTACCCTTGCCGGCTGTACTCGACGGCGAATTGGCCAATATGCCCACATCGAATTCgcccacacccaccacaccaacTACTGCGAACTTCACGCCCGTGCTGTTGCAATACAATGGCAGCACGTACGTTTCCGCCGAGCCCGAGGAGGCCACCAATTcaaattcgaattcgaattcaCAATCGAATGGCGGCAATATGAGGACGGAGGTGGAAATATTAAAGAACACCAGCGCTTTAGCGTTGGCGCAAGGTTACGCCTCGGATACCGAGTCCGAGGCCGAGGAGGAGTCGAAGGCGGCACCCGAACCCGTGCTCAATATACCAGTGCCAACGGAAACACTGAAAAATATCATCGATAAAACAGCGACTTACGTGGTCAAGAACGGCCGTCAATTTGAGGAGACGCTGCGCGCGAAAAGCGTCGATCGTTTCACATTTCTGCTATACGATAACGAGTTTTATCCTTATTACTTGTATAAAGTGACCGGCGATCCCGATGCCGCTTCGAAAGAGCAGAAGCAGCGCAAGGCGGCAGCAGTGGCCGCTGCGCTGATGAGCAAAAAGGGTCTACAGACGGCCGAAAAAGCGATAT CGCCCGTTTGCTTCTCCATCAAACCGAAGGAAGAATCCGCAACAGCTATACTACAACCTGCCTTGCCGCGTGAGCCCAGCGATGATGATGAGGAGTGCGCTGCCAAGCCGGCCAACTCATTGCAAGCGCGTGCGGTGCCTGAGCATGTGCAGAAAGCCATACAGTTGGTCGAGAGCCAATTGATGGCGCGAAATGCACAAATCGCCGCCAGCGTAGGCAGTCGTAGCGCACAAAACACCGTGTTAGCGGGGCCAGCGCTGCTAAGCATGCGCGCGCCGTCTGCACAGCATCCACATCAACCCAGCGGCAGCCGTTATGATGGCGATTACAGTAGTGGCGCTGGCAGCAGCAATTCGACGAAGGTGCAATTGAAAAACTCCAAAGCGGAAATGGAGCGAAATGCATTGTttgagcagcagcaacaacatcgaCAAAAAGAGTTGAAGAAAG CCGAGGAGAAAGTGAAGGACAAATTGGCAAAAATTGCGCGTGAGAAACTTGGCGGTCCCATATCCAAGGAGAAACAATTGCAGTTGGAGCGTAAACGCAAGGCTATGGCGTTTCTAAACCAAATCAAAG GCGCGCCCTCTACCGACGATTCCGCCAAGAGTTCCCCTAGCGAAGCAGACAAGGCCAATGCGAATGCGGAAGAAAATGCCACTGACTCTGAGGAATCTGTACATTCCATACCGATAACTTCGTATGGTCCCGAGGACGATGGCAAATCAGATGAGGAGGCGAAGCTGCGTTTGATTGAGATACCCACAACACATATTGCCGGCGCCACGACCGAAACTGTGCACAGCAAAACTGCCACAGAAGCTAGCAAATCGAAacctgccgccgccgccgccaccacagTGACCGTCTCCGATGATGATGACGTGCAGCTGGTTGGTGAAATCAAACCCATCTCACGCCTGACGTTACCCAAGCAACGCATCGAGCGTAAACGTCATCTTCGCTCACGCGCACGTGATAGCTCACCGGAGGAGGCGACAGCGAGCAGCACAAAGAGATCAAGTAAGCAACGACGGCGTAGTCGCACGTACAGTCCAACGACCGAGGATGACAGCGACAGCTCAACGGATTCGGACTCGAGTACGTCGTCTACATCGACTGCAACGGCCTCTGTCACCACTTATTTGAGTGACGACAGCGCGGATGCTGATGCTGGTGCTCAGCGCTCACGGTCGCAACGCCGACACAAATCCAGTTCGAAGACGGCGAAGAAGTCTAAAAGTCGAAAGTCATCCAAATCACGGAAATCTGCGAGTCGCAAGAAAAAGTCGAAGAAACGCGCACATAGTCGTGACAGCAGACACATGGTGGAAGAGTACAAGGACTATAAGGATCGCGCACGGCGTCATGAACACCGCCATAAGAGTAAACGTGACGATGGGTACGAGCGTGAACGCCAACATGGCAAGAGACAAAGTCAACGCAGCGCTTCGGTGGAGGCACGTAGAGAACGCGATCGCGCGTGGGAGCGCGAGCGGGAACGTGAACAACGCGAACGCCGAACGCAACGTGATGGCAAGGATCGTGAACGTGAACGCGATCGCTCCAGAACGCCAACACGTCGGCATTACGACACGCCCACGCgcaaagagaagaagaagaagcacgaACGCTAA
- the LOC105208712 gene encoding zinc finger protein 91: protein MDTIESEDPFAIAQNKKIDPIDNEDPFSTAHMHTDSFEVTIEDINRLDEDDSLDEIDGIEDDLTILEIAMAKAMENVNPAIFMHLLCPRCGETFHTAAHWQQHLHNVHYFNNLKMLPGTVNEVEKTYRCKKCQSEFNYLEYRKILQHCLSHMTFNACYKCSLCDHLECTSTAMVRHIRRHMEVHMLKAKINGKLVRNKRFSLSEGIDYEKFLIYMCPQCQTSFRKHETWLQHINDRHALFAEEKLKFKAIEMDELMEKNSHLNTTCETCGITLAADNLEQCQRKHYLTHLRNRSFRCAICNLHFNYSNEIKLHMLLMHCKNATTYDEAILPGNLRPRNAKFDMNIKFLPDKTAKYLQHIEFNCPICGVKFAHPDDWCTHINENHDFFKAPYMALIITNFGATPNANRACKKRRLQPYCVICDRVLDGCKSYIHLWTEQLRHAPFRPYKCTICMEQFYSIRILMKHFRVLHTNLDGSVNITPKQRRIQAKET, encoded by the exons atggATACAATTGAGAGTGAAGATCCATTTGCTATCGCGCAAAACAAGAAAATAGACCCGATAGATAATGAGGATCCATTTTCTACGGCACACATGCACACAGATTCCTTTGAAGTCACCATAGAAGATATCAATCGCTTGGATGAAGATGATTCACTGGATGAAATCGACGGCATTGAAGATGACTTAACTATATTAGAAATTGCCATGGCAAAAGCCATGGAAAATGTGAATCCCGCAATCTTTATGCATCTACTATGTCCGCGTTGCGGCGAAACTTTTCATACAGCTGCACATTGGCAACAGCACTTGCATAATGTGCactattttaacaatttaaaaatgttgccGGGAACTGTAAACGAAG TTGAGAAAACGTATCGCTGCAAAAAGTGTCAGAGCGAGTTTAATTATCTGGAATACCGTAAAATTCTACAGCATTGCCTTTCGCATATGACTTTTAACGCTTGCTATAAATGCAGCTTATGTGACCATTTAGAATGCACTAGCACAGCAATGGTCCGACACATCAGAAGACACATGGAGGTGCATATGCTTAAGGCGAAAATTAATGGCAAACTAGTACGAAACAAACGATTTTCTTTAAGCGAAGGCATTGATTATGAGAAATTTTTGATCTATATGTGCCCGCAATGCCAGACAAGCTTTAGAAAGCACGAAACTTGGTTGCAACATATCAACGATAGACATGCGCTTTTTGCGGaagaaaaactcaaatttaaagCTATAGAAATGGACGAATTGATGGAAAAGAACTCTCATCTCAATACCACATGCGAAACGTGTGGCATCACATTAGCAGCCGACAACTTGGAACAGTGTCAGCGCAAACATTACCTTACGCATCTCCGCAATAGATCATTCCGTTGTGCAATATGCAATTTGCACTTCAACTACAGCAATGAGATTAAGTTGCATATGTTATTGATGCACTGCAAAAACGCAACCACTTACGACGAAGCCATTTTGCCGGGTAACTTGCGTCCCAGAAATGCAAAATTTGACATGAATATCAAGTTCCTGCCGGATAAAACAGCCAAATATCTGCAACACATTGAATTCAATTGCCCGATTTGTGGCGTTAAGTTTGCACATCCCGACGATTGGTGTACACACATTAATGAGAATCATGACTTCTTTAAAGCGCCTTATATGGCATTAATTATAACCAATTTCGGCGCGACACCCAATGCAAATAGGGCCTGCAAGAAACGACGTCTACAACCGTATTGTGTTATTTGTGATCGCGTGTTGGATGGGTGCAAaagttatatacatttatggaCTGAACAATTGCGCCATGCGCCCTTTAGACCATACAAGTGCACCATTTGCATGGAACAATTCTATTCAATACGCATTTTGATGAAACATTTTCGAGTATTACATACGAATTTGGATGGCAGCGTCAACATTACACCAAAACAACGTAGAATTCAAGCTAAGGAAACAtaa